From a single Microbacterium terrisoli genomic region:
- a CDS encoding stage II sporulation protein M: MDLDALTAAREPEWARLEQLSRARALSGAEVDELVTRYRAASADLSEIKTAAGRTGVGDHVSTILARARLALTGSGTDTRGALPRFFVGQLPAALYRLRWTTLAVAVGFFVVASLVAIWISSDAQVLASLGSKADLEYYAQHQFTDYYRDNPAAVFAGTVWTNNAWIAVQCVLFGVTGVWPLYVVMQNAVGVGSAGAVMIGTGHADVFWQFIAPHGMLELTSVFVAAAAGLHVFWAWVAPGRRSRGESLAVAGRSLVTVAIGLVFSLALSGAVEGFVTPQHWPWPIKVLLGAFALAIFLVYMLVVGRRAVRAGETGDLAESETGTPRLVAG; encoded by the coding sequence ATGGATCTCGACGCGCTCACGGCCGCGCGCGAGCCCGAGTGGGCACGCCTGGAGCAGCTCAGTCGCGCCCGTGCGCTCAGCGGCGCCGAGGTCGACGAACTGGTCACCCGTTACCGTGCCGCCTCGGCTGATCTGTCGGAGATCAAGACCGCCGCCGGCCGTACCGGGGTCGGCGATCACGTGTCGACGATCCTCGCCCGTGCACGCCTGGCACTGACCGGATCGGGCACCGACACTCGCGGCGCGCTGCCGCGCTTCTTCGTCGGCCAACTGCCGGCAGCGCTGTATCGACTGCGATGGACGACCCTGGCCGTGGCGGTCGGATTCTTCGTCGTGGCCTCGTTGGTCGCGATCTGGATCTCGAGCGACGCGCAGGTGCTGGCATCCCTCGGCTCCAAGGCCGACCTCGAGTACTACGCCCAACACCAGTTCACCGACTATTACCGCGACAATCCCGCGGCGGTGTTCGCCGGAACGGTGTGGACCAACAATGCGTGGATCGCCGTGCAGTGCGTGCTGTTCGGCGTCACCGGGGTCTGGCCGCTGTACGTCGTCATGCAGAACGCCGTCGGCGTCGGCTCGGCGGGCGCCGTCATGATCGGAACGGGTCACGCGGACGTGTTCTGGCAGTTCATCGCACCGCACGGGATGCTGGAGCTGACCAGCGTCTTCGTCGCGGCCGCGGCGGGGCTGCACGTGTTCTGGGCGTGGGTGGCTCCCGGCCGCCGATCGCGCGGCGAGTCGCTCGCCGTGGCCGGGCGGTCACTGGTGACGGTCGCGATCGGGCTCGTGTTCTCGCTGGCGCTGTCGGGGGCCGTGGAGGGGTTCGTCACCCCGCAGCACTGGCCCTGGCCGATCAAGGTGCTGCTCGGCGCCTTCGCGCTGGCGATCTTCCTCGTGTACATGCTCGTGGTCGGGCGACGCGCGGTACGTGCGGGGGAGACCGGCGACCTCGCCGAGAGCGAGACGGGCACGCCGCGGCTGGTCGCCGGCTGA